The following proteins are co-located in the Streptomyces sp. DT2A-34 genome:
- a CDS encoding GlxA family transcriptional regulator — protein sequence MAQRTVLLVLFDGVQSLDVTGPLEVFAGAEQHTPGTYRIRTASLDGTPVRTSSGLTVVPDESLADSEEPHTLIVPGGQGTRRPDTRLTDWLREHGPRAERLVSVCTGAIRLAQAGLLDGRRVTTHWAYCDKLARDHPAVEVDPDPIYVRDGHVSTSAGVTSGIDLALALVEEDLGRHAALAIARHLVVFLRRPGNQAQFSAQLAAQTARREPLREVQQWITEHPGADLSVEALAARARLSPRHFARAFQTETGMTPGRYVDRVRLEHARRLLEDTADGIEEISRTSGYGTPEAMRRAFVRTLGAAPSEYRRRFHPTPTH from the coding sequence ATGGCGCAGCGAACCGTTCTCCTCGTCCTGTTCGACGGTGTGCAGAGCCTCGATGTCACCGGCCCGCTGGAGGTCTTCGCGGGGGCCGAGCAGCACACCCCGGGCACGTACCGCATCCGTACGGCCTCGCTGGACGGCACTCCCGTGCGCACCTCCAGCGGCCTGACCGTCGTACCGGACGAATCGCTCGCGGACAGCGAGGAGCCGCACACCCTGATCGTCCCGGGCGGCCAGGGCACCCGGAGGCCGGACACCCGGCTCACCGACTGGCTGCGCGAGCACGGGCCGCGGGCAGAGCGGCTGGTCTCGGTGTGCACCGGCGCGATCCGGCTCGCCCAGGCGGGCCTCCTGGACGGCCGCCGCGTCACCACCCACTGGGCGTACTGCGACAAGCTCGCCCGCGACCACCCGGCGGTCGAGGTCGACCCCGACCCGATCTATGTGCGGGACGGACACGTCTCGACGTCCGCCGGTGTCACCTCGGGCATCGACCTCGCCCTCGCCCTGGTGGAGGAGGACCTCGGCCGGCACGCGGCCCTCGCCATCGCCCGGCACCTGGTCGTCTTCCTCCGGCGGCCCGGGAACCAGGCCCAGTTCAGCGCTCAACTCGCCGCCCAGACCGCCCGGCGCGAACCACTGCGCGAGGTCCAGCAGTGGATCACCGAGCATCCAGGCGCGGACCTGTCGGTGGAGGCGCTGGCCGCCCGCGCCCGCCTCTCGCCCCGCCACTTCGCCCGCGCCTTCCAGACCGAGACCGGCATGACCCCGGGCCGCTACGTCGACCGGGTCCGCCTCGAACACGCCCGCCGGCTCCTGGAGGACACCGCCGACGGCATCGAGGAGATCTCCCGCACCAGCGGCTACGGCACCCCGGAGGCGATGCGCCGCGCCTTCGTCAGGACCCTCGGCGCGGCCCCCTCCGAGTACCGCCGCCGCTTCCATCCGACCCCTACGCACTGA
- a CDS encoding LPFR motif small protein, whose amino-acid sequence MFRAIADVLRQIGGAIATVVTLPFRALARLFGGASSSTRSRRA is encoded by the coding sequence GTGTTCCGTGCAATCGCAGACGTGTTGCGGCAGATCGGCGGTGCGATCGCCACCGTCGTGACGCTGCCGTTCCGTGCCCTGGCCCGGCTCTTCGGCGGCGCCTCGAGCAGTACGCGAAGCCGCAGGGCCTGA
- a CDS encoding serine hydrolase produces MPTPPRRRTPFGPRIGAVSVFAACLALLSPAGAEAAARPGPHPDHALQRQLEELVRAPGGPPGVIAVLHDGRRGRVVRAGVADLETGRRPDPYDHMRIASAAKAFSGAVALSLVDRRYLRLDDTLRKRLPRLPRAWGSVTLRQLLNHTSGLPDFAQAPAFLATLSADPRHRFDSRRLLDYVADRPLLFRPGSRYQYSNSDNIAVALMAEAATGVRYERLLDELVYRPLGLRDTSLPQGYRMPRPYLHGYDVSPPSPPEDVSEVLSMSAVWASGGIVSTPVDMTRFIRGYAGGRLYGRAVVREQRRWIPGAASEPAGPGRNDAGLAIFRYTTRCGVVLGHTGNTLGYTQLIAATPDGRRSLTFSVTTQINQALKPALLQRLRAVQENFVCALLR; encoded by the coding sequence ATGCCCACCCCGCCCCGCCGCCGTACCCCGTTCGGGCCCCGTATTGGGGCGGTCTCCGTCTTCGCCGCCTGTCTGGCGCTGTTGTCCCCGGCGGGCGCGGAAGCCGCCGCACGGCCCGGACCGCACCCCGACCACGCCCTCCAGCGGCAGCTGGAGGAGCTGGTCCGCGCGCCGGGCGGCCCGCCCGGCGTCATCGCTGTCCTCCACGACGGCAGGCGCGGCCGGGTCGTCCGGGCCGGCGTCGCGGACCTGGAGACCGGCCGGAGGCCCGACCCGTACGACCACATGCGGATCGCCAGTGCGGCCAAGGCGTTCAGCGGCGCGGTGGCGCTGTCCCTCGTCGACCGTCGCTACCTGCGCCTGGACGACACCCTGCGCAAGCGGTTGCCCCGTCTGCCGCGGGCCTGGGGCTCCGTGACGCTGCGCCAGCTGCTGAACCACACCAGCGGCCTGCCCGACTTCGCGCAGGCCCCGGCGTTCCTGGCCACCCTCAGCGCGGATCCCCGGCACCGCTTCGACTCGCGCAGGCTGCTCGACTACGTCGCCGACCGGCCTCTGCTCTTCCGGCCCGGCTCCCGGTACCAGTACTCCAACTCCGACAACATCGCCGTCGCCCTGATGGCGGAGGCGGCGACCGGCGTCCGGTACGAGCGGCTGCTGGACGAGCTGGTGTACCGGCCGCTGGGCCTGCGCGACACCAGCCTGCCGCAGGGCTACCGGATGCCGCGGCCCTATCTGCACGGCTACGACGTGAGCCCGCCCTCGCCTCCGGAGGACGTCAGCGAGGTTCTGAGCATGTCCGCTGTCTGGGCGTCGGGCGGCATCGTGTCGACGCCCGTCGACATGACCCGCTTCATCCGCGGCTACGCCGGCGGCCGGCTGTACGGCCGCGCTGTCGTACGGGAGCAGCGGCGCTGGATCCCGGGGGCGGCGTCCGAGCCCGCCGGGCCGGGGCGCAACGACGCGGGACTCGCCATTTTCCGGTACACGACCCGCTGTGGGGTGGTGCTCGGGCACACCGGCAACACCCTCGGCTACACGCAGCTGATCGCCGCCACGCCGGACGGGCGCCGGTCGCTGACCTTCT